The following are encoded in a window of Megalops cyprinoides isolate fMegCyp1 chromosome 16, fMegCyp1.pri, whole genome shotgun sequence genomic DNA:
- the paqr9 gene encoding membrane progesterone receptor epsilon — translation MILGCGRPAQPLLRHTDVPQRVTESFILSGYRFPNYSLRECLASAFRPTNETGNFWTHFLAVFVFAFHFLELFAWDSTPSFSDPFFYPLWNYFIGVFCLLMASSLAHLLNSMSLLIREICFFVDYGTISAYTVGSALAYFYYIHPQAGIAGAGFANATQRGRGAPGGPSPQSLALPSPPSHPEFHVFFESFYIPSACLVALICTLACCNTRHRWRRYRYVIRTAVFLLPFVVASTPVFYRLLRPSSSPSSSSSSSSQDMLAPYFYRHCFWLAVSALFNISKFPERLSPGSFDVWGHSHQWFHCCTFLSILDELHMIKAEIRALGLHPVLALPAPPSRPHPHIPGPTLGSTYGVMFALQGCIAGIISWFAWNARESQKESSKLN, via the coding sequence ATGATTTTGGGGTGTGGGCGACCGGCCCAGCCCCTCCTGAGGCACACGGATGTCCCTCAGCGGGTTACGGAGAGCTTCATCCTGTCAGGGTACCGTTTCCCCAACTACAGCCTGCGTGAATGCCTGGCCTCCGCCTTCCGCCCCACCAACGAGACCGGAAACTTCTGGACTCACTTCCTGGCTGTCTTCGTCTTTGCCTTCCACTTCCTGGAGCTATTTGCATGGGACAGCACCCCCTCCTTCAGCGACCCCTTCTTCTACCCGCTGTGGAACTACTTCATCGGGGTCTTCTGCCTGCTGATGGCCAGCAGCCTGGCCCACCTTCTCAACTCCATGTCGCTGCTGATCCGGGAGATCTGCTTCTTTGTGGATTACGGCACCATCAGCGCCTACACTGTGGGCTCGGCACTGGCCTACTTCTACTACATCCACCCGCAAGCGGGGATCGCCGGGGCAGGGTTCGCCAACGCCACCCAGCGAGGGCGGGGTGCCCCCGGCGGCCCGTCTCCCCAGTCTCTGGCCCTGccttcacccccctcccacccggAGTTCCACGTCTTCTTTGAGAGCTTCTACATCCCCAGCGCCTGCCTGGTGGCGCTGATCTGCACGCTGGCCTGCTGCAACACCCGGCATCGCTGGCGACGCTACCGCTACGTCATCCGCACCGCCGTTTTCCTGCTGCCCTTCGTGGTGGCTTCCACCCCGGTCTTCTACCGCCTGCTGcgcccttcctcctccccctcctcctcctcctcctcttcctcacaggaCATGCTGGCACCGTACTTCTACCGCCACTGCTTCTGGCTGGCGGTGTCGGCGCTCTTCAACATCAGTAAGTTCCCGGAGCGGCTGTCCCCAGGGAGCTTCGACGTGTGGGGCCACAGCCACCAGTGGTTCCACTGCTGCACCTTCCTGTCCATCCTGGACGAGCTGCACATGATCAAGGCTGAGATCCGGGCCCTGGGCCTGCACCCGGTGCTGGCCCTGCCGGCCCCGCCCTCCCggccccacccccacatcccTGGCCCCACCCTCGGCTCCACGTACGGCGTGATGTTCGCCCTGCAGGGCTGCATTGCTGGCATCATCTCCTGGTTCGCCTGGAACGCCAGGGAGTCCCAGAAGGAGAGCTCCAAATTGAACTGA